A single Silvibacterium dinghuense DNA region contains:
- a CDS encoding PAS domain-containing protein: MQSALNLLEERTHAGTWTLNWITGELWWSNGTYRIYGLTPGAYTPTVETAVQYFTEESRPLLEAALAEATGSGKDYALHLKLRRADGQVIEVMAAGRPVLRDGLVQSVSGVIFDVDAIEQERKSQQTAEERFRTLTWNSPDGLVLTDAQTRILLVNPSFCTALGYREQDLLEQTTVDLTHAEDRPISAKYRSLLWRGELDRCVHQKRYRKRDGSYVWMEVALTLIRDGQGEPMHYLAQCRDITAQRQYEAELFEAKELAQVTLASIADGVIRTDLNGTITYCNEAAARMIDAPIEKILDRPFSFAIALCDASGNPLHGDPLEHTLQSGQLSRIPAFTRVRTTSGDLRPITDSISPLRNARGEIIGAVFVFQDASESVSFTEKLHFQATHDFLTGLPNRSAAEQMIQSLLEEPESENRQHFLFFMDLDHFKVVNDTSGHAAGDLLVKHLAQLVRSVIRTTDFFARFGGDEFVLILRNANYEAAHRSAERLLEAIAGYTFPYQQHRHQMTASIGVTQITGGPGSLDRLLTEADSACYLAKDQGRNRFRFYSSRDPKLSLIQQDLNWAHKIRTAIHEEQFELFHQQINTADGTLLGVECLLRLRDGEHHHIFPDAFIPAAERMGLLKHIDRWVAQRAAQLLTQSLSDSSLAAEIGSYLSINLSSGTLADSEFAFWLLELLDAHPGICSKLRIEITETERISWTREEIGFVDRLRAQGVLVMLDDFGMGYNSFDVLKKVRFDGIKLDRQVVRDLGSDPVDRALAVASAAIARSMGLQLVAEGVETQDDLAALLELGIHHFQGYMFHRPKPFASELMQPEPLPPSPPGFWN; encoded by the coding sequence ATGCAATCTGCCCTCAATCTTCTTGAAGAACGCACACACGCGGGAACATGGACCCTGAACTGGATCACCGGTGAGCTCTGGTGGTCAAACGGCACGTATCGGATCTACGGGCTTACACCCGGTGCATACACGCCCACCGTTGAGACCGCAGTCCAGTACTTCACCGAGGAATCCCGTCCCCTGCTCGAAGCCGCGCTGGCAGAGGCCACGGGCTCAGGCAAGGATTACGCGCTCCATCTGAAACTGCGCCGCGCCGATGGACAGGTCATCGAAGTCATGGCCGCCGGACGGCCGGTGCTTCGTGACGGGCTGGTACAAAGCGTCTCCGGCGTCATCTTCGACGTCGATGCCATCGAGCAGGAACGCAAGTCCCAACAGACCGCAGAAGAACGCTTTCGCACGCTTACCTGGAATTCGCCGGACGGCCTGGTGCTGACCGATGCGCAGACACGCATTCTGCTGGTGAATCCCTCTTTCTGCACCGCACTGGGATACCGTGAACAGGACCTGCTTGAGCAGACCACGGTTGATCTCACGCACGCGGAAGACCGGCCGATCTCTGCAAAGTACCGCAGCCTGCTGTGGCGCGGCGAGCTGGATCGCTGCGTACACCAGAAACGATACCGGAAGCGCGACGGAAGCTATGTCTGGATGGAAGTCGCCCTGACGCTGATACGAGACGGCCAGGGCGAGCCGATGCATTACCTTGCCCAGTGCCGCGATATTACGGCGCAGCGGCAATACGAAGCAGAATTATTTGAAGCCAAAGAACTCGCGCAGGTCACACTGGCCTCGATTGCCGACGGCGTCATTCGCACCGACCTGAACGGCACCATCACCTACTGCAATGAGGCCGCGGCCCGGATGATCGATGCGCCGATAGAAAAGATTCTCGACCGCCCTTTTTCCTTTGCCATTGCGCTCTGCGACGCATCCGGCAATCCTCTCCATGGCGACCCCCTGGAGCACACCCTGCAGTCTGGCCAGCTGAGCCGCATTCCGGCGTTTACGCGGGTGAGAACCACCTCCGGGGATCTGCGGCCGATTACAGATTCGATTTCTCCCCTGCGCAATGCAAGAGGCGAAATTATCGGCGCGGTTTTTGTTTTCCAGGACGCATCCGAGTCTGTTTCCTTTACTGAAAAGCTGCATTTCCAGGCCACGCATGACTTTCTGACCGGCCTGCCCAATCGCTCAGCCGCAGAACAGATGATTCAGTCCCTGCTGGAAGAGCCGGAATCGGAGAACCGGCAGCACTTTCTCTTCTTCATGGATCTTGACCACTTCAAGGTTGTAAATGACACGAGCGGACACGCCGCCGGCGACCTCCTGGTCAAGCATCTCGCACAGCTGGTTCGAAGCGTAATCCGCACAACCGACTTCTTCGCGCGCTTTGGCGGCGACGAATTTGTGCTGATTCTGCGCAATGCGAACTACGAAGCAGCGCATCGCAGTGCCGAGCGCCTTCTTGAGGCAATTGCCGGCTACACCTTTCCCTATCAACAGCATCGGCACCAGATGACGGCCAGCATCGGCGTCACCCAGATTACAGGCGGCCCAGGCTCCCTCGATCGCCTGCTGACCGAGGCCGATTCCGCATGCTACCTGGCCAAGGATCAGGGAAGAAACCGCTTCCGTTTCTATTCCAGCCGCGACCCCAAGCTTTCCCTGATCCAGCAGGACCTGAACTGGGCGCATAAGATCCGCACAGCCATCCATGAAGAGCAATTCGAGCTGTTCCATCAGCAGATCAATACCGCTGACGGGACACTGCTCGGCGTCGAATGCCTTCTGCGCCTGCGCGACGGAGAGCATCATCACATCTTTCCAGATGCCTTCATTCCCGCAGCCGAACGCATGGGATTGCTCAAGCACATCGACCGCTGGGTCGCACAGCGTGCAGCACAGCTGCTGACACAGTCACTGAGCGACTCTTCCCTCGCCGCAGAGATCGGCAGCTATCTGTCTATCAATCTCAGTTCGGGTACCCTCGCAGATTCCGAGTTCGCCTTCTGGCTGCTGGAACTGCTCGACGCGCATCCCGGCATTTGCTCGAAACTGCGTATCGAGATCACCGAGACCGAACGCATCAGCTGGACCAGGGAAGAGATCGGCTTTGTGGATCGACTACGCGCGCAGGGCGTGCTGGTCATGCTCGATGACTTTGGCATGGGCTACAACTCCTTCGATGTGCTCAAGAAAGTACGCTTCGACGGCATCAAGCTGGATCGGCAGGTGGTCCGGGATCTCGGCTCTGATCCTGTAGACCGCGCATTGGCTGTGGCTTCAGCGGCCATCGCCAGAAGTATGGGCCTTCAGCTCGTGGCCGAAGGCGTGGAGACACAGGACGATCTGGCCGCACTGCTCGAACTGGGCATTCATCATTTTCAGGGTTACATGTTCCACAGGCCAAAGCCCTTCGCCTCGGAGCTGATGCAGCCAGAACCCCTGCCTCCGTCTCCTCCTGGTTTCTGGAACTGA
- the def gene encoding peptide deformylase codes for MIRPIVKYPDPILEQPTEPVTEFNDELRQLVDDMFESMYDAKGIGLAAPQIGVAKRLTVIDLSFKEDPEDKIVLINPEIIHREGKQYEEEGCLSLPDIREKVSRAAKVTVKAQDVNGEWFEIDGEELLARAFQHEIDHLDGVLFFRRVSALKRDLILRRIRKLQKAGDW; via the coding sequence ATGATCAGACCAATCGTGAAGTATCCTGACCCCATTCTTGAGCAGCCCACCGAGCCTGTTACCGAGTTCAACGACGAGCTGCGTCAGCTCGTCGACGACATGTTCGAGTCGATGTACGACGCCAAGGGCATCGGCCTCGCCGCGCCGCAGATCGGCGTTGCCAAGCGTCTTACGGTGATCGATCTGAGCTTCAAGGAAGATCCGGAAGACAAGATCGTTCTCATCAACCCTGAGATCATTCATCGCGAAGGCAAGCAGTACGAGGAAGAAGGCTGCCTCAGCCTGCCGGATATCCGCGAAAAGGTTTCGCGCGCCGCAAAGGTGACGGTGAAGGCACAGGATGTGAACGGCGAATGGTTTGAAATCGACGGCGAAGAATTGCTGGCCCGCGCCTTCCAGCATGAAATCGACCATCTTGACGGCGTGCTCTTCTTCCGCCGTGTCAGTGCCCTTAAGCGCGATCTCATCCTGCGCCGCATCCGTAAGCTGCAAAAGGCAGGGGACTGGTAG
- a CDS encoding ABC transporter ATP-binding protein, with amino-acid sequence MSQRSSENAIREVLTFLLRHWWREKWFVAWVAGCMLSATAADLLMPVYSGHLVDALAAHPVSRAMALMAAIRAIAMMAFLGVSLALLRYAGMAGIIRLTLRLMSRFAGQAFWRVQRFSTDWHANNFAGAIVRRITRGMWAVDMMDDILLLDLLPALVVLVGSSLLLGWHWPIMGALVGAGAVAYITISILLSLYYVSPASRLSNAQDTRIGAAMADSITCNTVVKSFGAERREDVRLGRVLDKWHRRTARSWTFATRNGAAQQLLLQVLRAVVLACAVWLWWKGRATAGDLTFVLTSYFIVHGYLRDIGQHVRNLQRSANDMEEMVQFYARPLGIEDRPGAVPIRVREGEIVYDHVTFRYAGQTDALFEDFSLRIRSGERIGLVGHSGSGKTTFVKLLHRLYDADSGSILVDGQDISHGVQESLRAQIALVPQEPILFHRTLAENIAYGRPNAPMHEIEAAARLANAHDFIVRQPKGYQTLVGERGVKLSGGERQRVALARAFLANTPVLVLDEATSSLDSESEALIQEAMERLMAGRTSIVIAHRLSTVRMLDRILVFERGRIIEEGTHEELVRRIGGTYQRLFERQALGLVVDGIDEEETGFNDEALAYE; translated from the coding sequence ATGAGTCAACGTTCCAGCGAGAACGCGATACGGGAAGTGCTTACTTTTCTGCTGCGCCACTGGTGGCGAGAGAAATGGTTTGTCGCCTGGGTAGCCGGCTGCATGCTTTCGGCTACGGCGGCTGATCTGCTCATGCCTGTCTATTCCGGCCACCTGGTGGATGCGCTCGCCGCTCATCCTGTCTCTCGTGCGATGGCACTGATGGCTGCGATACGCGCCATCGCTATGATGGCCTTCCTCGGCGTGTCTCTCGCGCTGTTGCGTTATGCGGGGATGGCCGGGATCATCCGTCTCACGCTGCGCCTCATGTCACGCTTCGCGGGCCAGGCTTTCTGGCGGGTGCAGCGTTTCTCCACCGATTGGCACGCGAATAACTTCGCGGGCGCTATCGTGCGCCGCATCACGCGCGGCATGTGGGCGGTCGACATGATGGACGACATCCTGCTGCTCGATTTGCTCCCCGCGCTTGTGGTGCTTGTCGGTTCTTCGCTTCTGCTCGGCTGGCACTGGCCCATCATGGGTGCGCTTGTCGGTGCTGGCGCGGTGGCATATATCACCATCTCCATCCTGCTTTCGCTCTACTACGTGTCTCCGGCGTCGCGCCTCTCGAATGCGCAGGACACGCGCATTGGTGCGGCGATGGCCGACTCGATTACCTGCAATACGGTGGTCAAGTCGTTCGGTGCCGAGCGCCGCGAAGATGTGCGGCTGGGCCGCGTTCTCGATAAATGGCATCGCCGCACTGCGCGTTCCTGGACCTTCGCTACGCGCAACGGAGCCGCGCAGCAGCTTCTTCTGCAGGTACTGCGTGCCGTGGTCCTGGCCTGTGCTGTCTGGCTCTGGTGGAAGGGACGTGCTACTGCGGGCGATCTGACCTTTGTGCTGACCAGCTACTTCATCGTGCATGGCTATCTGAGAGACATCGGGCAGCACGTGCGTAATCTCCAACGCTCGGCCAATGACATGGAAGAGATGGTGCAGTTCTACGCTCGTCCGCTGGGTATTGAGGATCGTCCGGGTGCCGTGCCGATTCGCGTTCGCGAAGGTGAGATTGTCTACGATCACGTGACCTTCCGTTATGCGGGGCAGACGGATGCGCTGTTCGAGGATTTTTCTCTGCGCATTCGCTCCGGAGAGCGCATCGGTTTGGTGGGACATTCCGGCTCAGGCAAGACGACGTTCGTAAAATTGCTGCATCGTCTCTATGACGCGGACAGCGGCAGCATTCTTGTTGACGGGCAAGATATTTCTCACGGAGTGCAGGAATCGCTGCGCGCACAGATTGCACTGGTGCCGCAGGAGCCGATTCTCTTCCATCGCACGCTGGCTGAGAACATCGCGTACGGTCGTCCGAATGCGCCGATGCACGAGATCGAAGCCGCGGCGCGGCTGGCCAACGCGCACGACTTCATCGTGCGACAGCCTAAGGGCTACCAGACGCTGGTAGGAGAGCGCGGCGTCAAGCTCTCCGGTGGGGAACGCCAGCGCGTAGCTCTGGCGCGGGCATTTCTCGCCAATACACCGGTGCTGGTTCTCGATGAAGCGACCTCGAGCCTGGATTCCGAATCCGAGGCGCTGATTCAGGAAGCGATGGAGCGGCTGATGGCCGGTCGTACCTCGATCGTGATTGCGCATCGTCTTTCCACGGTGCGCATGCTGGACCGCATTCTCGTTTTCGAACGCGGCCGCATCATCGAGGAGGGAACGCACGAGGAATTGGTGCGGCGCATCGGTGGCACCTATCAGCGGCTCTTTGAGCGTCAGGCTCTTGGGCTGGTGGTGGATGGCATCGATGAGGAAGAGACTGGCTTTAACGATGAGGCTCTCGCGTATGAATGA
- the fmt gene encoding methionyl-tRNA formyltransferase, giving the protein MKFVFCGTPSFAVPTFEAVLRAGHEPLLVVTQPDRPVGRKQELVAPPVKQAALAHGLPVVQPEKIKTNAEFRAQLEALKPDVILVVAYGRIIPVWMLDLPPHGNINLHGSLLPKYRGAAPIQWAVANGEPITGNTTMRIDEGLDTGNMLLQRELTIAPDMTSEDLFPRLAAMGADLMVETLAGLEAGILLPRKQDHALATHAPILTREDGRMNFSQPAMVLYNRWRGFQPWPGAWTTLDGKKLIVHRLMPHEAGALAGSHAAPGELRVEQGRLFAACGEQTWLELVDVQLEGKRRVAASEFLRGHSLEGVKLGHFPGEP; this is encoded by the coding sequence ATGAAATTCGTATTCTGCGGCACCCCATCCTTCGCCGTTCCTACGTTTGAGGCTGTGCTGCGCGCCGGGCACGAGCCGCTGCTTGTCGTTACCCAGCCCGACCGCCCGGTGGGCCGGAAGCAGGAGCTTGTTGCTCCGCCGGTCAAACAGGCTGCGCTTGCGCATGGCCTGCCCGTTGTGCAGCCCGAGAAGATCAAGACCAACGCAGAGTTTCGCGCCCAGCTCGAAGCACTCAAGCCGGATGTGATCCTGGTCGTCGCCTACGGGCGCATCATCCCCGTGTGGATGCTCGACCTGCCTCCACACGGCAACATCAATTTGCACGGATCGCTGCTCCCGAAATATCGCGGAGCCGCGCCCATCCAGTGGGCCGTCGCCAACGGCGAGCCCATCACCGGCAACACCACCATGCGCATCGACGAAGGTCTCGATACGGGCAACATGCTTCTGCAGCGTGAGCTGACGATTGCTCCGGACATGACTTCGGAAGACCTTTTTCCGCGCCTCGCTGCGATGGGTGCAGATTTGATGGTCGAAACGCTCGCCGGTCTTGAGGCAGGTATACTGCTGCCGCGCAAGCAGGATCACGCCCTGGCTACGCATGCGCCGATCCTCACACGCGAAGACGGCCGTATGAATTTCTCGCAGCCTGCAATGGTGCTCTACAACCGCTGGCGCGGCTTCCAGCCCTGGCCCGGTGCCTGGACGACGCTCGACGGCAAGAAGCTCATCGTTCATCGCTTGATGCCGCATGAAGCCGGCGCCCTCGCCGGTAGCCATGCAGCGCCCGGCGAGCTTCGTGTCGAACAGGGCAGGCTCTTCGCCGCCTGCGGAGAGCAGACATGGCTTGAGCTTGTGGACGTCCAGCTCGAAGGCAAGCGCCGTGTCGCTGCGTCGGAGTTCCTCCGAGGCCACTCGCTTGAAGGCGTGAAGCTTGGTCATTTCCCAGGTGAACCATGA
- a CDS encoding transcription antitermination factor NusB → MIAPARSIAFEILLYVTDTDTNAHSDELLRDPQVNALSAQDRALATTLVMGTLRWQLQLDAHIRPLLARPDTKLSPAAETALRLGAFQLLHLDRIPPHAAIGESVELTRRAGEHFATGLVNAVLRKLAKAPKPTAVPSSLAGEFAHPAWLAERWARNYGEPAARAICAFDQQPAPVTIRLAHPEAEASLAAAGIELAPGDFLSAARRVLSGDVARTKAFRDGWIRIQDEGSQLVAELAGQGSRILDACAAPGGKTAILVERNPEAHLTAADINRRRLDSMRRNLSACGDRVRFAVQDAAAMTLEPEYDLILCDVPCSGTGTIARNPEIRFRLAAGDLARHSQRQRRILAAALTGLAPGGRLVYSTCSLEPEENEQVVDAVLAAHPSYERIPISAELAALAVSGRIHAEGAAALAAHALRDGCLRTIPGILNCDGFFAAILTRS, encoded by the coding sequence ATGATCGCCCCGGCACGCTCCATTGCCTTTGAGATTCTTCTGTATGTAACCGATACGGATACAAATGCGCATAGCGATGAGCTGCTGCGCGATCCGCAGGTCAACGCGCTCTCCGCGCAGGATCGCGCCCTTGCCACCACGCTGGTGATGGGCACCCTGCGCTGGCAGCTCCAGCTGGATGCGCATATTCGTCCATTGCTTGCGCGTCCGGATACGAAGCTCTCGCCGGCTGCGGAAACGGCGCTCCGTCTTGGAGCCTTTCAGCTTTTGCATCTCGATCGCATTCCGCCGCACGCTGCCATTGGCGAGAGCGTGGAGTTGACCAGGCGCGCCGGCGAACACTTCGCCACCGGGCTGGTCAACGCAGTTCTGCGCAAGCTTGCGAAAGCGCCGAAGCCGACTGCGGTTCCCTCGTCGCTCGCCGGAGAGTTCGCGCACCCCGCGTGGCTTGCGGAACGATGGGCCCGCAATTACGGCGAGCCTGCGGCTCGCGCCATCTGTGCCTTTGACCAGCAGCCTGCGCCGGTCACTATCCGTCTCGCTCATCCCGAAGCTGAGGCATCGCTTGCTGCAGCAGGCATCGAGCTTGCTCCTGGTGATTTCCTCTCTGCCGCTCGCCGCGTCCTCAGCGGCGATGTTGCCCGTACGAAGGCCTTTCGTGACGGCTGGATTCGCATCCAGGACGAAGGCTCACAGCTGGTCGCTGAGCTTGCCGGGCAGGGAAGCCGCATCCTCGATGCCTGCGCTGCTCCCGGTGGCAAGACGGCTATCCTTGTCGAGCGCAATCCTGAGGCGCATTTGACCGCGGCCGACATCAACCGCCGTCGCCTCGACTCCATGCGCCGTAACCTCTCCGCATGCGGGGACCGCGTGCGCTTCGCCGTGCAGGATGCAGCCGCAATGACACTCGAACCCGAGTACGATCTCATCCTCTGCGATGTCCCGTGCAGCGGCACCGGCACCATCGCCCGCAATCCTGAGATTCGTTTTCGCCTCGCCGCAGGCGATCTCGCCCGCCATAGTCAACGCCAGCGCCGTATTCTTGCAGCCGCGCTGACGGGGCTCGCCCCGGGCGGACGCCTCGTCTACTCTACGTGCTCACTCGAGCCAGAGGAGAACGAGCAGGTTGTGGATGCGGTTCTCGCTGCGCATCCCAGCTATGAGCGCATTCCCATTTCTGCTGAACTCGCCGCTCTCGCTGTCAGCGGCCGTATTCATGCGGAAGGCGCAGCTGCGCTTGCAGCACACGCGCTACGCGATGGTTGCCTCCGCACGATTCCGGGTATTCTCAACTGCGACGGCTTCTTCGCTGCCATTCTGACCCGATCGTAG
- a CDS encoding EVE domain-containing protein — protein sequence MNTIAGYLLKTEPSVYSFADLQRDVETIWDGVTNPAAVKYLREMKKGAKCIIYHTGDERTAMGAATVLSVDPTDPKVPIVRIKVGKPVKTPHNLAEIKANPIFTQSPLVTQGRLSVVPLNEAQWDWLTLS from the coding sequence ATGAATACTATCGCCGGATACCTGCTCAAGACCGAGCCTTCTGTCTACTCCTTCGCCGATCTTCAGCGCGACGTCGAAACTATCTGGGATGGCGTCACCAATCCTGCCGCCGTGAAGTACCTGCGCGAGATGAAGAAGGGCGCGAAGTGCATCATTTATCACACCGGGGATGAGCGCACCGCGATGGGAGCGGCGACTGTCCTTTCCGTCGATCCCACCGATCCGAAGGTGCCGATCGTTCGCATCAAAGTCGGCAAGCCGGTCAAGACGCCGCATAACCTTGCCGAGATCAAGGCGAACCCGATCTTTACGCAGTCGCCGCTGGTTACGCAGGGACGGCTCTCGGTCGTGCCTTTGAATGAGGCGCAGTGGGACTGGCTCACGCTCTCGTAA
- a CDS encoding NAD-dependent succinate-semialdehyde dehydrogenase, translating into MSGIVPSAIDSLRLKDSTLLRTQAWIDGQWSDADSGQRFDVYDPATGSVLASVPWMGAAETRRAIEAANAAWPAWRRQTAKARAAILRRFSDLILESADDLARIMTAEQGKPLAESKGEIQYAASCLEWFGEEAKRIYGDTIPGPTGDRRIVVIKEPVGVCAAITPWNFPAAMITRKIAPALAAGCTIVVKPAEATPLTALALAELSHRAGVPAGVLSVITGEPKSIGAEMTSNPIVRKLSFTGSTAVGKQLMAQCASTVKKLSLELGGNAPFIVFEDADLDQAVEGAIASKYRNSGQTCVCANRFYVHEAVYDAFAAKLEDAVATLCVGPGTEPGVTQGPLINEAAVRKVEAHIEDAVSKGAHIVIGGKRHALGGTFFAPTILTGMHAEMRMAREETFGPVAPLFRFSSDEEVIELANKTEFGLAAYFYSRDIGRVWRIAEALEYGMVGINTGLISNEVAPFGGVKESGIGREGSRYGIDEYVVVKYLCMGGI; encoded by the coding sequence ATGTCCGGAATAGTGCCGTCCGCTATCGACTCGCTTCGTCTGAAAGATTCCACGCTCCTTCGCACGCAGGCCTGGATCGACGGTCAGTGGAGCGATGCTGACAGTGGTCAGCGCTTCGATGTGTACGATCCGGCTACCGGGAGTGTTCTCGCGTCTGTGCCGTGGATGGGGGCTGCCGAGACGCGTCGGGCTATCGAGGCCGCCAATGCCGCATGGCCTGCATGGCGCAGGCAGACCGCGAAGGCTCGCGCTGCCATCCTGCGCCGCTTCTCCGACCTCATCCTCGAGAGCGCCGATGACCTCGCGCGCATCATGACTGCAGAGCAGGGCAAACCTCTTGCTGAGTCGAAGGGCGAGATCCAGTACGCGGCATCCTGCCTGGAGTGGTTTGGCGAGGAGGCAAAGCGTATCTATGGAGATACAATCCCCGGTCCTACTGGAGACCGCCGCATCGTGGTCATCAAAGAACCTGTGGGAGTCTGTGCTGCGATTACGCCGTGGAACTTTCCTGCTGCGATGATCACGCGCAAGATTGCGCCAGCGCTTGCCGCGGGCTGCACTATCGTGGTGAAGCCCGCAGAAGCCACACCGCTTACAGCGCTTGCGCTTGCCGAGCTCAGCCATCGTGCCGGTGTTCCTGCAGGGGTGCTCAGTGTCATCACCGGTGAGCCGAAGAGCATTGGTGCCGAGATGACGTCGAATCCGATTGTTCGCAAGTTAAGTTTTACCGGTTCTACTGCCGTGGGGAAGCAGCTCATGGCTCAGTGTGCTTCAACCGTGAAGAAGCTTTCGCTTGAACTCGGCGGCAACGCGCCTTTCATCGTCTTCGAGGATGCGGATCTCGATCAGGCGGTGGAAGGAGCGATCGCATCGAAGTATCGCAACAGCGGCCAGACCTGCGTGTGCGCCAATCGTTTCTATGTGCACGAGGCGGTCTACGATGCGTTTGCTGCGAAGCTCGAAGATGCCGTGGCCACTCTGTGCGTCGGGCCCGGTACTGAGCCTGGTGTGACGCAGGGACCGCTGATCAACGAAGCTGCCGTGCGCAAGGTGGAGGCGCACATCGAAGATGCCGTGAGCAAAGGCGCGCATATCGTTATCGGAGGTAAACGCCACGCACTGGGCGGAACGTTCTTTGCGCCTACGATCCTTACCGGCATGCATGCGGAGATGCGCATGGCGCGTGAAGAGACCTTCGGTCCTGTGGCGCCACTCTTTCGCTTTTCAAGCGATGAAGAGGTGATCGAGCTTGCGAATAAAACAGAATTCGGCCTCGCAGCCTATTTCTACAGCCGCGATATCGGCCGGGTTTGGCGCATTGCCGAGGCGCTCGAATATGGAATGGTCGGCATCAATACCGGACTCATCTCGAATGAGGTTGCGCCTTTCGGAGGAGTGAAGGAGTCCGGGATCGGACGCGAGGGATCGCGCTATGGTATCGACGAGTATGTTGTCGTGAAGTATCTCTGCATGGGCGGTATTTAG
- the aroC gene encoding chorismate synthase, translating to MLRFSTAGESHGESLIALVSGMPAGVPIDGARVNRELWRRQQGYGRGGRMRIEQDTAQFLSGVRHGKTIGSPIAIEIENRDWKNWTEILPVETGDPAKHKAVASPRPGHADLAGALKWDFPDARYVLERASARETTSRVAAGAVAKALLLELGIDVASHIVRVGGAELSRPATWAEISALREKNEVLLNCVDEESEARMKAEVDIALRTGDSVGGIFEVVIHGAPAGVGTCANWDERLDGLLAQAVMSLQAVKAVEIGRGVTAAASMGSTVHDSIGYADAPQEGAHTRFTRDHNNAGGIEGGISNGEDIVVRGYLKPISTLRRPLGSVKFDTRELTKAAYERSDVCAVPAAGVAAEAMVALAFGKLVLEKFGGDSLRELKRNYDGYVDQIRAY from the coding sequence ATGCTGCGTTTTTCAACCGCCGGGGAATCCCACGGCGAGAGCCTCATTGCATTGGTTTCGGGCATGCCTGCGGGCGTTCCCATTGACGGTGCGCGCGTTAACCGCGAGCTCTGGCGCCGCCAGCAGGGCTACGGCCGTGGTGGCCGTATGCGTATCGAGCAGGACACCGCGCAGTTCCTCTCCGGCGTGCGCCATGGCAAGACCATCGGCTCGCCCATCGCCATCGAGATTGAGAATCGCGACTGGAAGAACTGGACCGAGATTCTGCCTGTCGAGACCGGCGATCCCGCGAAGCACAAGGCCGTAGCCTCGCCGCGCCCCGGCCATGCCGACCTGGCCGGCGCTCTCAAGTGGGATTTTCCCGACGCTCGTTACGTCCTCGAGCGCGCCTCGGCGCGTGAGACCACCTCGCGTGTCGCTGCCGGAGCCGTTGCCAAGGCGCTGCTGCTTGAACTCGGCATCGATGTTGCCAGCCACATCGTTCGCGTCGGCGGCGCCGAGCTTTCGCGTCCCGCAACCTGGGCTGAGATCAGCGCGCTCCGCGAGAAGAACGAAGTCCTGCTCAATTGCGTCGATGAAGAATCCGAAGCCCGCATGAAGGCCGAGGTCGATATCGCGCTGCGCACCGGCGATTCCGTCGGCGGTATCTTCGAAGTCGTCATCCACGGCGCGCCCGCGGGCGTGGGCACCTGCGCCAACTGGGACGAACGCCTCGACGGACTGCTCGCGCAAGCCGTCATGTCGCTCCAGGCCGTCAAGGCCGTCGAGATCGGCCGCGGCGTGACCGCTGCTGCTTCCATGGGCTCGACCGTGCATGACTCCATCGGATACGCGGACGCTCCGCAGGAAGGTGCGCACACGCGCTTCACCCGCGATCACAACAACGCAGGCGGCATCGAAGGCGGCATCTCGAACGGCGAGGACATCGTCGTGCGCGGCTACCTCAAGCCCATCTCCACGCTGCGCCGTCCGCTTGGTTCGGTGAAGTTCGATACCCGTGAGCTGACCAAGGCGGCCTATGAACGCAGCGACGTCTGTGCGGTTCCGGCTGCCGGTGTTGCGGCTGAGGCCATGGTCGCCCTAGCCTTTGGCAAACTCGTTCTCGAGAAGTTCGGTGGCGATTCGCTGCGCGAGCTCAAGCGTAACTATGACGGTTACGTAGATCAGATCCGGGCGTACTAG